From one Scyliorhinus torazame isolate Kashiwa2021f chromosome 25, sScyTor2.1, whole genome shotgun sequence genomic stretch:
- the LOC140402524 gene encoding prolactin-releasing peptide receptor-like isoform X2: MENETLDNSSLFNSSSLMNFPGTILLQKYKSFFILLYCALVAVACVGNIFLVGSIIVDKKLHNATNFFIGNLSVTDLLMCLTCVPLTLSYAFELRGWLFGKFMCHFVSLMQSAMVYVSVLSLTAIAVDRYIVVAYPIRQRVTLSCCALIVGGIWALSLALASPASIYATYVELKVTGNDINICEEFWRGMETERLAYSCVVILMSYMMPLSAVTISYCAITVHLKRRNMPGAVEQNQVRWNRKKRKTFFLLVISVVTFAICWMPLQILNLIRDLDVDFTIIDTRYINVVQVSCHWVAMSSSCYNPFIYASLHRKFRLQLRGYFRRWKRPSSFPSTRLSPFHTSISLVSEGPKAGTDNGSYVVNAL; encoded by the coding sequence ATGGAGAATGAAACCCTGGACAACAGTAGTCTCTTCAACAGTAGCTCTCTCATGAACTTCCCTGGAACCATTCTACTGCAGAAGTACAAGTCGTTCTTCATCCTGCTATACTGCGCCCTGGTGGCCGTGGCCTGCGTGGGCAACATCTTCCTGGTGGGCAGCATCATTGTGGACAAGAAGCTCCACAACGCCACCAACTTCTTCATCGGCAACCTCTCGGTCACCGACCTCCTCATGTGCCTGACGTGCGTCCCCCTCACCCTGTCCTACGCCTTTGAGTTGCGCGGATGGCTCTTCGGCAAGTTCATGTGCCACTTTGTCTCGCTCATGCAGTCGGCCATGGTCTACGTCTCGGTCCTCTCGCTGACGGCCATCGCGGTGGACCGGTACATCGTGGTGGCCTACCCCATCCGGCAGAGGGTGACACTGAGCTGCTGCGCCCTCATCGTCGGGGGCATCTGGGCCCTCTCGCTGGCCCTGGCGAGCCCAGCCTCCATCTACGCCACCTACGTGGAGCTCAAGGTGACGGGCAACGACATAAACATCTgcgaggagttctggaggggcatGGAGACGGAGAGGCTGGCTTACTCCTGCGTCGTGATCCTGATGTCCTACATGATGCCGCTTTCGGCCGTCACCATCTCCTACTGCGCCATCACCGTCCACCTCAAGAGGAGGAACATGCCGGGGGCCGTGGAGCAAAACCAAGTCCGGTGGAACAGGAAGAAGAGGAAGACCTTCTTCCTCTTGGTCATCTCGGTGGTGACCTTCGCCATCTGCTGGATGCCCCTCCAGATCCTCAACCTGATCCGCGACCTGGATGTGGATTTCACGATCATTGACACCAGGTACATTAACGTAGTGCAGGTCTCCTGTCACTGGGTGGCGATGAGCTCCTCCTGCTACAACCCCTTCATCTACGCCTCGCTCCACCGCAAGTTCCGCCTCCAGCTCCGGGGCTACTTCCGCCGCTGGAAGAGGCCGAGCAGCTTCCCGTCGACCCGACTGTCGCCGTTCCACACCAGCATCAGCCTGGTGTCCGAGGGCCCGAAGGCCGGGACTGACAATGGCTCGTACGTGGTCAACGCGCTCTGA
- the LOC140402524 gene encoding prolactin-releasing peptide receptor-like isoform X1, whose amino-acid sequence MRSLLKADEDESMENETLDNSSLFNSSSLMNFPGTILLQKYKSFFILLYCALVAVACVGNIFLVGSIIVDKKLHNATNFFIGNLSVTDLLMCLTCVPLTLSYAFELRGWLFGKFMCHFVSLMQSAMVYVSVLSLTAIAVDRYIVVAYPIRQRVTLSCCALIVGGIWALSLALASPASIYATYVELKVTGNDINICEEFWRGMETERLAYSCVVILMSYMMPLSAVTISYCAITVHLKRRNMPGAVEQNQVRWNRKKRKTFFLLVISVVTFAICWMPLQILNLIRDLDVDFTIIDTRYINVVQVSCHWVAMSSSCYNPFIYASLHRKFRLQLRGYFRRWKRPSSFPSTRLSPFHTSISLVSEGPKAGTDNGSYVVNAL is encoded by the exons ATGAG GTCTTTACTGAAAGCTGATGAGGACGAAAGTATGGAGAATGAAACCCTGGACAACAGTAGTCTCTTCAACAGTAGCTCTCTCATGAACTTCCCTGGAACCATTCTACTGCAGAAGTACAAGTCGTTCTTCATCCTGCTATACTGCGCCCTGGTGGCCGTGGCCTGCGTGGGCAACATCTTCCTGGTGGGCAGCATCATTGTGGACAAGAAGCTCCACAACGCCACCAACTTCTTCATCGGCAACCTCTCGGTCACCGACCTCCTCATGTGCCTGACGTGCGTCCCCCTCACCCTGTCCTACGCCTTTGAGTTGCGCGGATGGCTCTTCGGCAAGTTCATGTGCCACTTTGTCTCGCTCATGCAGTCGGCCATGGTCTACGTCTCGGTCCTCTCGCTGACGGCCATCGCGGTGGACCGGTACATCGTGGTGGCCTACCCCATCCGGCAGAGGGTGACACTGAGCTGCTGCGCCCTCATCGTCGGGGGCATCTGGGCCCTCTCGCTGGCCCTGGCGAGCCCAGCCTCCATCTACGCCACCTACGTGGAGCTCAAGGTGACGGGCAACGACATAAACATCTgcgaggagttctggaggggcatGGAGACGGAGAGGCTGGCTTACTCCTGCGTCGTGATCCTGATGTCCTACATGATGCCGCTTTCGGCCGTCACCATCTCCTACTGCGCCATCACCGTCCACCTCAAGAGGAGGAACATGCCGGGGGCCGTGGAGCAAAACCAAGTCCGGTGGAACAGGAAGAAGAGGAAGACCTTCTTCCTCTTGGTCATCTCGGTGGTGACCTTCGCCATCTGCTGGATGCCCCTCCAGATCCTCAACCTGATCCGCGACCTGGATGTGGATTTCACGATCATTGACACCAGGTACATTAACGTAGTGCAGGTCTCCTGTCACTGGGTGGCGATGAGCTCCTCCTGCTACAACCCCTTCATCTACGCCTCGCTCCACCGCAAGTTCCGCCTCCAGCTCCGGGGCTACTTCCGCCGCTGGAAGAGGCCGAGCAGCTTCCCGTCGACCCGACTGTCGCCGTTCCACACCAGCATCAGCCTGGTGTCCGAGGGCCCGAAGGCCGGGACTGACAATGGCTCGTACGTGGTCAACGCGCTCTGA